A stretch of Elephas maximus indicus isolate mEleMax1 chromosome 20, mEleMax1 primary haplotype, whole genome shotgun sequence DNA encodes these proteins:
- the RBM15B gene encoding putative RNA-binding protein 15B: protein MKRQSERDSSPSGRGSSSSAKRPREREREAEAGGRRAAHKASGGAKHPVPARARDKPRGSGGGGGGHRDGRGAGDVNHRASSGRSSSSGAGGGGRGGKASGDPGASGASPRASPLPPPPPPPGAEPAGPGSSAAAPEYKTLLISSLSPALPAEHLEDRLFHQFKRFGEISLRLSHTPELGRVAYVNFRHPQDAREARQHALARQLLLYDRPLKVEPVYLRGGGGGSSRRSSSSSAAASTPPPGPPAPADPLGYLPLHGGYQYKQRSLSPVAAPPLREPRARHAAAAFALDAAAAAAAIGLSRERALDYYGLYDDRGRPYGYPAVCEEDLMPEDDQRATRNLFIGNLDHSVSEVELRRAFEKYGIIEEVVIKRPARGQGGAYAFLKFQNLDMAHRAKVAMSGRVIGRNPIKIGYGKANPTTRLWVGGLGPNTSLAALAREFDRFGSIRTIDHVKGDSFAYIQYESLDAAQAACAKMRGFPLGGPDRRLRVDFAKAEEPRYPQQYQPSPLPVHYELLPDGYTRHRTLDPDLRVRDRTPPHLLYSDRDRTFLEGDWTSPSKSSDRRNSLEGYSRSVRSRSGERWGGDGDRGMPKPWEERRKRRSLSSDRGRTTHSPYEERSRTKGGGQQLERGSERTPERSRKENHSGEGTKESSSNSLSNSRHGAEERSHHHHHEAPDSSHGKKARDSERNHRTTEAEPKPLEEPKHETKKLKNLSEYAQTLQLGWNGLLVLKNSCFPTSMHILEGDQGVISGLLKDHTSGSKLTQLKIAQRLRLDQPKLDEVTRRIKQGSPNGYAVLLATQAAPGGPGTEGLPTVEPGLQRRLLRNLVSYLKQKQAAGVISLPVGGSKGRDSTGMLYAFPPCDFSQQYLQSALRTLGKLEEEHMVIVIVRDAA, encoded by the coding sequence ATGAAGCGGCAGAGCGAGCGAGACTCGAGCCCGAGCGGGCGCGGCTCGTCATCGTCGGCCAAGCGACCGCGGGAGCGCGAGCGGGAAGCGGAGGcgggcgggcggcgggcggcgcACAAGGCCTCGGGCGGCGCCAAGCACCCCGTTCCGGCGCGGGCCCGCGACAAGCCCcgcggcagcggcggcggaggGGGCGGACATCGCGACGGCCGCGGCGCGGGGGACGTGAATCACCGTGCGAGCAGCGGCCGCTCCTCCAGCTCGGGCGCCGGCGGCGGGGGGCGCGGCGGCAAGGCCTCCGGGGACCCGGGAGCCTCGGGCGCGTCACCCCGCGCGTCCCCGCTGCCACCGCCTCCGCCACCGCCTGGAGCGGAGCCTGCGGGCCCCGGCTCGTCGGCGGCCGCGCCCGAGTACAAGACGCTACTCATCAGCAGCCTGAGTCCCGCGCTGCCCGCCGAGCACCTCGAGGACCGGCTCTTCCATCAGTTCAAGCGCTTCGGCGAGATCAGCCTGCGCCTGTCGCACACGCCCGAGCTGGGCCGTGTGGCTTACGTGAACTTCCGGCACCCACAGGACGCCCGCGAGGCCCGCCAGCACGCCCTGGCCCGCCAGTTGCTGCTCTACGACCGCCCGCTCAAGGTGGAGCCCGTGTACCTTCGCGGCGGCGGCGGTGGGAGCAGCCGgcgaagcagcagcagcagcgccgCTGCCTCCACGCCGCCCCCAGGGCCACCCGCGCCAGCTGACCCCCTGGGCTACCTGCCACTGCACGGAGGCTACCAGTACAAGCAGCGTTCCTTGTCCCCTGTAGCTGCCCCGCCACTACGGGAACCCCGAGCTCGCCACGCTGCCGCGGCCTTCGCCCTGGAtgctgctgccgctgccgctgccaTAGGACTCTCCCGCGAGCGAGCCCTGGACTACTACGGGCTGTATGACGACCGTGGGCGCCCTTACGGCTACCCCGCAGTGTGCGAGGAGGACCTGATGCCCGAGGACGACCAGCGGGCAACTCGCAATCTCTTCATTGGGAACCTGGACCATAGCGTGTCGGAGGTGGAGCTGCGGCGCGCCTTCGAGAAATATGGTATCATTGAGGAGGTGGTCATCAAGAGGCCTGCGCGTGGCCAGGGTGGTGCCTATGCTTTCCTCAAGTTCCAGAACCTGGACATGGCCCACAGGGCTAAGGTGGCCATGTCGGGCCGGGTTATTGGCCGCAACCCCATTAAGATAGGCTATGGCAAGGCCAACCCTACCACTCGCCTCTGGGTGGGTGGCCTGGGACCTAACACCTCACTGGCTGCTCTGGCCCGGGAGTTTGATCGCTTTGGAAGCATTCGGACCATCGATCATGTCAAGGGAGACAGCTTTGCCTATATTCAGTATGAGAGCTTGGATGCAGCCCAGGCAGCCTGTGCTAAAATGAGGGGCTTTCCCTTGGGTGGGCCAGACCGCAGGCTCCGCGTGGATTTTGCCAAAGCAGAGGAGCCCCGGTATCCCCAGCAGTACCAGCCCTCACCACTGCCTGTGCATTATGAGCTCCTGCCGGATGGATACACCCGGCATCGAACTCTGGATCCTGACCTGAGGGTTCGGGATAGGACCCCCCCGCACCTCCTCTACTCAGACCGAGACCGGACCTTTTTGGAAGGGGACTGGACTAGCCCCAGTAAAAGCTCGGATCGCCGAAACAGCCTGGAGGGCTACAGCCGCTCAGTGCGCAGCCGGAGTGGGGAGCGCTGGGGAGGAGATGGGGACCGGGGCATGCCCAAGCCCTGGGAAGAGAGGCGGAAGCGCAGGAGCCTTTCCAGCGACCGAGGGCGTACAACCCACTCCCCCTATGAGGAACGGAGCAGGACCAAGGGCGGTGGGCAGCAGTTGGAGCGAGGCTCTGAGCGCACCCCTGAGCGCAGCCGCAAAGAGAACCACTCCGGCGAAGGGACCAAGGAATCCAGCAGCAACTCGCTCAGCAACAGCAGGCATGGGGCTGAGGAGCggagccaccaccaccaccacgaggCTCCAGACTCTTCCCACGGGAAGAAGGCCAGAGACAGCGAGCGCAATCATCGGACCACCGAGGCTGAGCCCAAGCCGCTGGAAGAGCCAAAACATGAGACCAAAAAGCTTAAGAATCTTTCAGAGTATGCCCAGACACTACAGTTGGGTTGGAATGGGCTTCTTGTGTTGAAAAACAGCTGCTTCCCAACATCTATGCACATCCTAGAGGGGGACCAGGGGGTCATCAGCGGCCTCCTCAAAGACCACACTTCTGGGAGTAAGCTGACCCAGCTAAAGATCGCCCAGCGCCTTCGACTGGACCAGCCCAAGCTTGACGAGGTCACGCGTCGCATCAAGCAGGGGAGCCCCAATGGCTATGCGGTGCTCCTAGCCACCCAGGCAGCCCCCGGTGGGCCTGGCACTGAGGGGCTCCCCACGGTGGAGCCAGGCCTACAGAGGCGGCTTCTCAGGAACCTGGTCTCCTACTTGAAACAGAAGCAGGCCGCAGGGGTGATCAGCCTGCCAGTGGGTGGGTCCAAGGGCAGAGACAGCACAGGCATGCTCTATGCCTTCCCACCCTGCGACTTCTCACAGCAGTACCTCCAGTCAGCACTGAGGACACTGGGCAAACTAGAAGAAGAACACATGGTGATAGTTATAGTAAGAGACGCTGCCTAG
- the MANF gene encoding mesencephalic astrocyte-derived neurotrophic factor yields the protein MWATHGLAVALALSVLPGSGALRPGDCEVCISYLGRFYQDLKNKDVAFSPATIEKELISFCREARGKENRLCYYIGATDDAATKIINEVSKPLAHHIPVEKICEKLKKKDSQICELKYDKQIDLSTADLKKLRVKELKKILDDWGETCKGCAEKSDYIRKINELMPKYAPKAASSRTDL from the exons ATGTGGGCCACGCACGGGCTGGCGGTGGCGCTGGCTCTGAGCGTGCTGCCGGGCAGCGGGGCGCTGCGGCCCGGAGACTGCGAAG tttgcaTTTCTTATCTGGGAAGATTTTACCAGgatctgaaaaacaaagatgttgcaTTTTCACCAGCCACTATTGAAAAAGAACTTATCAGTTTCTGCCGTGAAGCAAGAGGGAAAGAAAACCGATTG TGTTACTACATAGGGGCAACGGATGATGCAGCCACCAAGATCATCAATGAGGTGTCTAAGCCCCTAGCCCACCACATCCCTGTGGAGAAGATCTGTGAGAAGCTCAAGAAGAAAGACAGCCAGATCTGCGAGCTGAAGTATG ACAAGCAGATCGACCTGAGCACAGCGGACCTGAAGAAGCTCCGAGTTAAAGAGCTGAAAAAGATCCTGGACGACTGGGGGGAGACGTGCAAAGGCTGTGCAGAAAAGTCCGACTATATCCGGAAGATTAACGAACTAATGCCTAAATACGCCCCCAAGGCAGCCAGTTCACGGACTGATTTGTAG